Sequence from the Aedes albopictus strain Foshan unplaced genomic scaffold, AalbF5 HiC_scaffold_221, whole genome shotgun sequence genome:
CAAGTCCTCCTCCTCGTCGTCCGGTTTCAGCCCGGAGCATCACCACCATCCTCATCATCTTCCTTCGGGCGCTGTCCCCGCCTTGGCCTCCGCCAGTGGTGGCGGATCACCGACATCGTCCAGCAAAACGGCCGCCTCCTCGGTGGTCAGTACCTCGGCCGGTGGCATCGTTAGCCACCAGCACCGATCCGCTTCTACCTCGGAACTGGCCCAGCTGTCGTCTCCAgttcaccaccatcatcatcaccaccaccaccatcagcaACAACGGGAGTTGGCGCTGAGGTTGGCTCAGAGTCAGGTTTCAACGCCCAGCATGAAGGCGATGACCCCGCTGGCCATGGACGAGATCCTGCAGCACTCGAGTAGTACCGAGTCGGCGCAGGATCAGGCCGAACGGGATGGGCGGTTGCAATGTCCGGAGACTCCTCGGAGGAGGCCCAGCAAGATTCCACTGGCCGGGACTAAAGGGTATGCGGCGCCGAAACCGCCTACCGGAAGGAACTTCCTGGCGTCACAGCAGCAACGGGGGGAGAAGAGTTCCCCGTCGCCGTCGGGGTCCCTGACGAACAACAAGTCGCTGAACAAGAGCACCGGGAGTCTGAACACGATGAAATCGACTGGGCCCAGTTCGATCACCAGCAAGGACCGCGGCGGCAAGGACGTGAGTCTGAACCGACCGGATTCGGCACAGAGCTGGCGACAACGGGACACCTCGCTGGAGAAGAGCCGCAGTTCATCGATTCCGGTTTCGAAGGGAGCCGGCGGATCGTCGCCGACGGTGGTCAAACCGGTGGCCGCTATCACGACGACCATGGTCAGCAGTTCGCCGCTTCCGAAGGCGAAGAGGGATTCGCTGACGACGCGGGTCAAGAACCTGGACTCGCTCTCGCGGTTCCAATCGTCGGGGGCTTCCGCTTCCACGGGGAATCTGAGCAAGTCCAGCTCGAAGAAGGATCTGAGTTCGAGCTTTACGACGGGCCAGCTGCGGGATCGGAAGCAAAGTTCCAGCGCCATCCGGCGTGTTAGTAGTGCTTCCGTGGGGCGagggtcgtcgtcgtcttcgccgGGGGCTGCCGGAGGGGGAGAGCAGAACAACAACGGTAACGGTTCCTCCGGCGGCGGCAGTGGTGGAGGCCAGGGTGATACCGGATCCAGTGGATCCGGTGACAACGGAAAGGTACGGAATATTCGTTCCTCGTTTTGGAATTGGTTGAAGATCTAAGTTTTTTGTGACCGTATTTTTTTACGTTTATTGATGTGAGTAATTCGACCCCTTTGTATGCCGGGAGGAAAACCGGAAGCGGGTTCCCGGAGAAATCGTGTTCCTTTCTAACCTTATACTTTCGTGTGTGCGGAACTCTCTTATCAGTTCGCGCGAAGCGTTTCGttaggttgatttttttttcttctctgtatCCTACTCGAGAGAGAGAACGCGGTAATGTTTCCGTATCGTATCCTTTGACTGAATCGTGAATTAGTGATTTCTATGTAAAGAGCAAGAAAGAATGAAGAATTGCGCGCGCAGGGTGTTACTTTAAGGCTAAATAGGGAGAGTTGTAATCAAAAATAAAGTGATTTCATTGGTTTCCGCTAGAAGAAACGAAAGAAGAATTTTAACACAATTTATACCAGTACACTAGAAGTGAAAATtaggagaaaaaaaataacaggaaaAATCGATGGCCTTATGCACGTTCAGTGTTGTTGTTTTACTACTACTATTATTAACAGTTTCTAACAGGGGATGCCAGATGCGGAATTGGATATTTTTGATAGACGTTCACTAAGGAGTTGCTTTAcaattttttccgaaaattttttcaggaattatttaataaATCTTTCTAGAAGTGCCTACAGGAATCTCTCTGGgattttcattcaggaattctttttgggagatgatgcaggatttttttcatgtatttttttaggagcttcttcggagatttctgaagaaatttcttcagaaatggctCTTGGAGTCCCTTCTGaagtttcatcaagaattccatttgttttttttttcagaaatttttgcaatagtTTCTTTTAAAATTGATTACCTATGACAAGTCTTCAAAGTTTTTGCTTCAACAGTTTTTGTAGGAaccccttcaggagtttttttttaaaaactaTCCCAGatttactttcagaaatttctctagtagttaatgcataaatttcttcaagattttctcaaaGTTTGTAAGATAATTCTACTAAGAGTCTGCACAATTCTATCAcgagttcttttaggaattcctgcagtatttcttcaggagttatcggtgcaattccttcagaaatttctctaagagttccttcaggaattcttttagaatttctttcaaggttgctccagaaactcctttataAATTCCTGCCTAAGTTTCtatgaagaatttcaaaataaaattttccgaaGGTTTttgctttcaggagttttttcgaaaattctcccaggattaGCCCAGaaacttcttttaaaaattcctctcataagctcctgcagaaattcctccgggtggtttcacaagaaactcctccagtagttccttcagaaactgccgAAGGATTCCCATCCGGAGCTTTTTTAGGATTAagctttcattattttttttttctaggaaagaaatttctcaaagagttctttcaggaattcctcgagaagtttcttcttgattctcgtaagaattcttttagaaattgatacagggattttcaggaaatcttcaatgAGTTTCGCCAGGGACTCCTAAAaaagctttttcagaaatttccctataATTTTCTTCATGCATTCCAAGAAAATCTTACTAAAGGTACCTAcaagaatccctcgaaaagttTCTATCAGAAGTTCTTTTTAAATTGGATGCAGTAttgttttttcatgaattcttttacGAGTTCCCACAAAAATATCTGAAGGCATCTgaagcaatttctctaagagtcccttcagaagttccttcaagtatttataagagttttttttttctttagaaactgctgcaaaattgctttcaaattttcttcaagaCTACCTATAACAAATCTTAAACGAAGTGATTCAAAagtttttgtagaaatcccttcagaagttttactaaaaaatctcccagaattactttcagaaatttttctagttgTCAATGCATGAATTTCCACTAGGAGTTTTTTtcacaggagttcttccaagaatttctgcagtagttttcaggaattattttgggAGTTTCTTCAAAGGTTCATGTAgcagtttcttcataaatttctcttggagttccttcaggaattcctctaggatctaTTTCAAAAACTGCTCTAATATTCCCTAGTAAATTCCTGCACAAGTTCCCATAGATATTGAAATTTCGCGTTTTTCTagagtttcttcagaggttcctgaagtagtctcttcaggagttcctctaggagatatttcagaaaattttcagatgTTTCGTCAAAGTTGCTTGAGGgggttcctttcaggattttgttcAGAGTTCCCTTCAAGGAATCCAGGAAAGCCATGTGCCATTTTGATCCAAGCGAAGGTACTTCTTCAAAGCTCCACTTGCAGTaccgcgatttttttttatttttgcttcTTCCTGTACGCACGGTATcgatcacggtcgccatgtagtggGAAAAAATTTCGAATAATAGCTCCAAAAGTGTCTGCAGGAATTCGTTAGGAGGTCCTTATCTAGTAATTAGTACATGAATGCCCTCAGAAGTTCGTGCAGAAATGTCTGAATTTCAgtgcttctgcagaaatccatcTGGGAGTTTCCtaatgtattcctccaggaattctttcagaaaatgccGCCGGAGCTTCTCAGGAATTATACTGAAGTTTATCTAATGAAccgttcagaaatttcacaagaagaacattctggaattcttcgaaGAGTTTCTACATTAGATCTTTTagtagttccttcagtaattcgctgcccccattcgcacaacagtcccatgtgaataggaaacccagcaaacatggtaAGAGTACCCAGCGAATAGGGGTAGTGTAGTCCTGTAGAcacaagaatccttccagaatttctcttggatttcctttagaaattgttccaggagtttgtcGAATCGTTACTTTGGCGATTTTatcaggagtcccttcaggaatttcgctgaaagagttcttctagaagtttcttcaagagttctcatACAGCATGTCACGGTTGCCATGTAGTTGTAAAGGATTTCGAGTAATAGTCCcaaaagtttctgcaggaatttcttttggagtttgtTTAGAAACTTCTCTAGAAGTTTGTGCATGAatggcttcagaaattcttgaatttttaaagtgctccatcagaaatccctctagtAGTTTCTTTGGGTATTCTTTCTAGAAGTTGCCGTAGGAGCTTCTTCAGGATTTATGCTGGTGTTTATCTgttgatcccttcagaaatttctctagttttttcATTACGTCTTCTagtagtttcttcaagaattcctccaatagtttctacaaaaatttctagaattttcttcagaaattgttccaggagtttgtcTAATAATTACTTTAGCGaactctctggaattcctctggaacagtttttctaaaagtttcttcaagagtttctatgTGGTATATTACGGTCACCATGTAGTGGGGAAGTGTTTTGAGTAATATCTCCAAagctttctgctggaattcttttaggagtttgtCTAAAAACTCCTCTAGTAATTAATGCATGACTGTCCTTTGGAAATCGTGGAGATATTGTTGTTtcagttgtttcagaaattcctgaatttagAATGTACTACAGTAGAAATCCCTCagggagtttcttcagatattcctccaggagatctttcggAAGTAGTTCCTCCAAtagtttctacaagaatctctagaaattgcttcaataatttcttcagaagttcttccacaaATTATTGCAAGAGTTTGTCTAATCGTTATTGTGGCATTTTCTCTAGGAGATCCATgagtttcggaaatttctctggaagagTTTTCTAAAAGTTTCATCTAGAGTTCTGCTAGACtttgctttaagaatttctttagaagtttgttTCCTTGTCGACCAAGATCCATGGAAATTCTAATAATCCAAGTTTTTAAAGAAGTTAttttggaatttatccagaattctATTTAAAAATTGCTATAGCAGTTCATTTGagcatttttccaggagtttcggcATAAATTAATGTAGGAGCTGCTTCAGGTATCTCTCTAGAAGTTCCAACAAGAATCTCTAGAATgtttttctctaggagttcattcaGTAGCTGCTTCAGAAGTTTATCtaagtttctttagagattctacTAGGAGATCCTTCAAAAATTGCCCTAGAGATGTAATTCTCAAAtgagtttatttaggaattcttttatgaGTTTAGTCAAAGTTTTCATCAAGGAATCCAGACAAATCCTACTCCTTTCCTCAAAACTCGTCAAGTAATGAAAGCAAGAATATCTGGTAAGAGTTCCTACAGATGtttctccagagttccttcagaaattcttattaaggattcctgcaaaaaccCCTCTGGGAGTTTTTTCTGAAAGAGGTCCGCAGAATGCTTTTCCTTTGTGTCATAAGGAgctgttctgtttttttttttgtaaatgttacatcacggtcgccatgtagtgaGTTTTGAATAATCGTTCCGaaagtttttacagaaattcctttctaaaaatcctccaataattaaTCGATGCATGTCTCTTAGACTACCAgcggatatttctccaagagttgcttcagaaatctctctTAAGAGTTCATGCAGTTCCTTTGGGAGTTTTTtaaaatgaattccttcagaagctgtcacaggatttccttccggagtttcttcaggatttttttttatttatccagatttctttttggaaattcctcttgcagttcatccaagaattcttgtaggagtttcgACATA
This genomic interval carries:
- the LOC115254223 gene encoding lateral signaling target protein 2 homolog is translated as MPYSVNLPCNVDEVEAKLTNFFDVLFQVLQQRLDQATRSRIFLNKKLDKSKEDIDDLKFRLEEKTIELEGTKAQLRVLESKHQQQQQQQSASKSSSSSSGFSPEHHHHPHHLPSGAVPALASASGGGSPTSSSKTAASSVVSTSAGGIVSHQHRSASTSELAQLSSPVHHHHHHHHHHQQQRELALRLAQSQVSTPSMKAMTPLAMDEILQHSSSTESAQDQAERDGRLQCPETPRRRPSKIPLAGTKGYAAPKPPTGRNFLASQQQRGEKSSPSPSGSLTNNKSLNKSTGSLNTMKSTGPSSITSKDRGGKDVSLNRPDSAQSWRQRDTSLEKSRSSSIPVSKGAGGSSPTVVKPVAAITTTMVSSSPLPKAKRDSLTTRVKNLDSLSRFQSSGASASTGNLSKSSSKKDLSSSFTTGQLRDRKQSSSAIRRVSSASVGRGSSSSSPGAAGGGEQNNNGNGSSGGGSGGGQGDTGSSGSGDNGKVRNIRSSFWNWLKI